Genomic window (Toxotes jaculatrix isolate fToxJac2 chromosome 10, fToxJac2.pri, whole genome shotgun sequence):
ttaaaaaaaaaaaaaatgaaatggatggTCCCTTTAAAATTTGTTTTCCCTGCAGCACCAGAGGGTCCACCCCTGGATATGCAGCTGGAGGCCCTCACTTCTCACAGCATCAAAGTGACTTGGAAGGTAAAATCACAATTTGGAAACTTTATTTGTAGATACATTTGAACCACacaaaaagtgtgttttcatgtatgGAAGGAAAGCAGCATCGTTTtcataataaataaagtatctgaaaaaaacaggaataaataCTATACTTCTCTAAGATCGTTTGTTTTCTCTTGACCAGCCTCCGAGGGCTGATCTCAGAAACGGGGTTCTGCGGAGTTACAGCATCAGCTACAGAGAGTATGACCCGGCAGGCAGACAGTTTAAaatgtggcagcagcagagtgtggcagccagacaggaagtggagacCCTCATCCTGAACAACCTGAAGCCTTCTACCAACTACGGTGTGCTTGTACAGGCCAGAACATATGCAGGAACTGGACCTCCCTCAACTGCACCTCTCTGCTCCACTCTGGATGAGGGTAAACTGGGAAATACGAGTTAATATAAATATGTGACTAAAAGATGAATTGCCAGTTTAACATGAAGTTATTTACCGATATTGgaaattcattttattctgtttcaaGTTCGCACAACTTCAACAGTCGCAACTGTGATATCTACTTCCACTGCTGCCACAATGTGGAGAGAAGACACTGCAAGTTTCACTTCACTTGGTATGGTGATATTGAGTTggacattttagaaaatatttgttcatcagaaacattttcttcatAATGAcagttttttattatatattttaaaatatattaatgatGACAGGAAAATGCCTTTTTCACTTTGTCCCAAGCTCAAACAACTTCAGCATTGGAGGCTGTTACTGCTGCCACAGTCTGGGCACAAAGTGAAACAAGTATCACTTCaggtactttgtgtgtgtttctattttttttcttttttttttttttggtccagtAAAATTTTTTCTGACAAGAAAATGCCAAGAAGCTCGAATTGATTTTACTGTCACTCACATATTTTTCATTCGAGATATTACATCAAAATCCAATTCATTTTACATGGGTACTGTTTGTGTACCGTTAGATCCATTATTCACAGCTCCAGGATTTGTCTGTACGTGACATTGTTATCATCACAGTCTGTCTTCCTGCAGAGGAAATGGGTACAAATTTACAAAATTAATCTGAGCTGTTTAAAAatagtctgtgtttttctttgcataaTGTCTCTGCTGCGTGTCTCATAGTGCCCCCGGATCCCCCAGTAGTTGAGTTAAAGGAGGTCGCAGACAACACAATTTCCCTTTTCTGGACTCCTGGCTTTGAGGGTGACAGCCCCATTACAGGCTATTACTTGGAGTATAAAGCAGTGAatggtaagagaaaaaaatcagtggttACTAAATTGTTGATACAGCACCTCACTGTAATttaagtgtgaatgtgtatttttGGCATTTGTTAATATTATGTAAAATCTCTTTTCCCCCCATAGCCTCATGGGATCTCACAAAGACAGTTGTGGACTTCAGCCCCAATCAGACAGAGGCCACAATAATAGAGATAAATCCCTCAACTTACAACATCCGCATGTTTGCCAAGAACAGGCTGGGCACCAGTAAACCCAGCAATGTCCTCACCATCACTACTGGAGAACCAggtgttgtgtttctttctttctttttttctttctccattgtGTGTTACTGTAGTACATCAGGCAAGACATGACCAGTGTTTTCATTGCTCAGCTGTTTACCATAGGGGTACCAGAAGGCTGTCGTTTAGTGAGAACTTCTCCAGAACAGAAGTTGTGGCCTATATTCACACTCAGTGAGGCAgaccaaaaatatatttaaaaagaaaaacacaatcacagctCCTCAGTCAACAGGAAACACACTTTATGAGACCTGATACTTTCTCAGTTCTCTTCTTTAGTTGGATCTGTTGTTTCTGCATGTTGAGCGGTTGTGTGAAAGGCAGCACTTTCAAAACTTCCTCTTAGCTGTTGTCCTTTGTGCCTGGCAGGTCATCAGAGGGACAACTGGGTCATCACCACACCAACTGATCCTCTAGAAGTTGTAAGTTTCAAACCATGGACGTGAATAACCAACAATTTAGATACTAACATTGAATCACTTGCAACTTGAATGTGCACACAGGCGGTGCAGTGTCTCCAGTGAAGGTAAACTTTAACTGTCTCTGAACCCCCTCTACCAGGCTGTTGTTGAGAAGCATCATAGTGGTCACCTAGCTGCCATTGTGGTGCCGGTGGTGCTGGTTGTGTTCATTGTTGCCACAGTAACCACATTGCAACTTCGCCGTGAGTATGCGTAGGAGTGTTACTTCTTACAGAAATCCAACAAAATGTCCTTGTTTAATTTGATCCTCACACTTTCTGTTTGCAGGACTAAAACAGAAACGAGGCAGCCTGAGCATGTGAGTGGCTGCACTGTTTCCGACATTTACATTTAGAGAATTTAGCCATTCAGCATGTTTTAGCggcctcttctttttcttcttgtagGTGGGTGACCAATGGAGTAATACGTTATAAGGGCCATGAGTCTCTACAAGAGCTGTAAAACTCAGAGTTACTCTACACTTTAGCCTATGGAgtaaaaagtcacaaattaGCAGCAGTTTTGGATTTCATGAAATTTGTAAATGGAGATCTTTATGTCACTGAGGGAAGAATGCAGATTTTTGGTACAACTTACCCGCTGATTCAAACTAACCAAAATAATCTATATTTTTTAAACACGTACTAAATTAAATCAGGTAGAAAAGGTTGAAATAGTGCAACAGTTCAAACCACAAATACATGCATGATTATGCTTTTTATTAAAGCAGTTTTGGGATTAAATTTGTGATTGACTGATTTCAGATCAaatccctcccttcctctcattcttatattttcctttctttttttttttttttttttttttaaataaattgttgCTTAACTTAAGGTCCATTAAATTTTAAAACTGAGAATCTGGTGTTTTTAACCATTTAGTTATTtcaatacatacattttatcCAACTTTCACTTATcattcaacaaaaaaatatccAGTATTCGCCTACAAACATTAGAGGGCACCAGAGTCCCACCACTGAGTTAATGATTTCCACCTCTCACTCACCATCTCACCTCATCATGAGCATAGCCGTCCTCAGGGGCAGGAGCT
Coding sequences:
- the LOC121187995 gene encoding protein sidekick-1-like; translation: MVVLGFRLLPLCCSLLLCLLLGCVSAQGIITSVGTDVTLTCKYDAQYYGELPSCWGRGTIPSRGCANEVIRSNGLSMSSRLSERYLLMGNLKEGDVSLTIRRVEESDSGTYGCRVEIPGLFNDYKHQLTLTVVAVRPNPVRIETREVKERTVTVSWTPAFDGGKPVTSYEIDLKNKQSLWDSGIRTKITNPELTQVTLVDLRPAKTYNLRMFVVNSVGMSEASNVLTVTTKEAAPEGPPLDMQLEALTSHSIKVTWKPPRADLRNGVLRSYSISYREYDPAGRQFKMWQQQSVAARQEVETLILNNLKPSTNYGVLVQARTYAGTGPPSTAPLCSTLDEVRTTSTVATVISTSTAATMWREDTASFTSLAQTTSALEAVTAATVWAQSETSITSVPPDPPVVELKEVADNTISLFWTPGFEGDSPITGYYLEYKAVNASWDLTKTVVDFSPNQTEATIIEINPSTYNIRMFAKNRLGTSKPSNVLTITTGEPGHQRDNWVITTPTDPLEVAVVEKHHSGHLAAIVVPVVLVVFIVATVTTLQLRRLKQKRGSLSMWVTNGVIRYKGHESLQEL